CATACCAATAGACGAGTTTATTAAAGACTGTGTGAATCCCAGCCCTGACCACATGTGTTGCGTGGTCTTGGGTTTGTCATTCCATGTCTCTGGGCTGATTTCTCAGATCATTTCATCAGACAAAGGTCCACACAAGATGATCTGTAGGGCTTTAAGTTCTGTAATGGAAGGCAAGCATTCTTAGAAAATCAGAATGTTAGGCATGCTTCTCTGAGACTATTATTATGACTCAGGAGGTTTGCATGCATGATTAGCTCCAATAACCATGTTTGGGTTCTTAGGTTATTAAGTGCAAAGCGGCTGTCCTATGGGGAGTGAACCAGCCCTTCTCCATTGAGGAAATCGAGGTGGCCCCACCAAAGGCTAAGGAAGTCCGTGTTAAGGTAAGAAAGGGGCTTGGAACACAGAAACATGGAAACCGGTGTcatttacacagagaaagccattGTTGTGAAGCCAACTTCCTTTTAAATATCTATGGATTTATTGATTTAATGCGTGGGGgtgtttgtctgcacatatgtctgtataccaccaCATTTGTGGTCAGTGCTAGAGGAggccactggatcccctggaactggagttgcagggaTGCAGTTGGGAGCTaccatatagatgctgggaaccaaccctgggtcctgctaagccatctctccagcccagaggttGGCTTCTTAAAAATAGGTTTCCCAGCTAACTTACCCACTGATCATGTCTGTTGTTAGGAAATGATCGTGCTGGCTGTGAAATGCACCAATTACAATGCTGATCTAACTTATTAAAGagaatatttgttgaattttgACGGATGTAGTGCTTGATAAAAAATGAACAATAGTCATGACCAAGAATTGTCTTAAAATCTTCTGGGATGGCAAGGTATTgagatatgtatgtgtgcatgtatgtatgtatgtgtgtgtatgtatatatgtatgtatgtaggtagcaTGTGCCACAGGGAACAGAACTTCGGGcatcatgcatgccaggcaagtactttCCCAAGGAAATGTATTTCTagctatgctttctttttttttttaagatttattcatttattatatgtaatgagtacattgtagctgtattcagacaccccagaagagagcatcagatctcatcacggatggttgtgaaccaacatgtggttgctgggatttgaactcaggacctctggaagagcagtccgcactcttaaccgctgagccatctctccagcccctagctaTGCTTTCACATCTtgcttagagacagggtcttaactAAGTCACAgcggctgaccttgaactcactttgtagcctgtGTAGGTCATGAACTTGATGATCCTCTTCCCTCCGTATCCCCAAAGGATATGACTGCAGGCCTGTGCTACCAGGGCCACCTAGAGGATTCTCACTAGGAACTCCAGTGTGCCTCAGAAGTAATAGCTTCCTGTAATGCCCCGCCCCCCCGCCCTTCGGACAACCTTTGGTCTAGACGTCCATGTTTAGGGGCCTTTATGCTAATCTCTTTTGACCTCTTCCCTGTAGAAGGCATAAAGATCCAAGCTGGAAGAGAGGCAGCAATGCCCTAAGTCCTCAAAGCCAGAGTTCGTGGCCCGAGGCTTGCTTTAGGCTCAGGCTGGTTTAGCAGCAATTCCATAATGTGAGAAAATGATGCAGAGTTCAAGAGAACTGTTTGCTGGCCGTGCAATGTCattgctgtttatttgttttcaacaCAGATTTTGGCCACAGGAATCTGTCGCACAGATGACCATATAATAAAAGGATCGATGGTGTCTAAGTTTCCAGTGATTGTGGGGCATGAAGCAGTTGGGGTTGTGGAGAGTGTTGGAGAAGGGGTCACTACAGTGAGACCAGGTATGGAGGCCTTAATTAATAATGTTAAAGGGAACAGCACATGATCCACTAGGGGTCAGCAGAGAGACGCAACTTAAAGGAACTGTAGGCACGCCAATCGTACCTAGTAAAGTCAACTCGCCAAATCTCAGTCTTTAACACTGCTTTGTAGTACTTATAactcttagaatatttttaaaatatttattttacgtatatgagtgcactgtagctgtctccagacacaccagaagaaagcatcagaccccattacagatggttgtgagccaccatgtggttgctgggaattgaactcaggacctctggaagagctgtcagtgctcttaatctctgagccatctctcaagcccccccagaaacatttaaagacatttttgtgTATAATATAGGTTCAAATCACACCTGTTTCACCTGTTAATTATTCAACTAGTTAATTAATGTAACTATTTGTGTTCCTCAAAGTAACGTTccaaggctggcctgaaactcactacatagcccaggctgacctggcaATCTTCCTATATCAATCttgtactgggattacaggcatgagccaccaaacCTTCTTACTTCATACTTTAATACAAATGAATGACATCTTATGTCACGCTACTTTCCTTCTAGGTGACAAAGTCATCCCCCTCTTTCTACCACAGTGTAGAGAATGCAACGCCTGCCTGAACCCAGAGGGCAATCTCTGCATTAGGAGCGAGTAGGTGGCCGTTTTTTTTCACCCAGTCATTTGGGTACCCCATGGTAGTTTCTGGATTGACATAAGGAATGTGTACATTTGATGTATCAAACAGTCTGACAGGCCGCGGAGTATTGGCTGACGGCACTACCAGATTCACCTGCAAGGGCAAACCGGTCCAGCACTTCATGAACACCAGCACCTTCACCGAGTACACGGTGCTGGACGAATCCTCCGTAGCGAAGGTTGACGGTGCGGCTCCGCCTGAGAAAGCCTGCTTGATCGGCTGTGGATTTTCCACGGGTTATGGAGCTGCTGTTAAAACTGCCAAGGTAAGAATTGGGGCCGGCTAGCATAGCTTCTGCCTTCCCGCCTGACAGCCTTTCAGAAGGGGATTTTCACAGAACCCTAAAGCAATTTGAAAGAGGTGGGATCAAAGTcgaaattttatttctaaatacatgGAGCTTCTTCAGCTTCTAGATTTACTTCCTGTCGCTGCCGCATCTCCTTCTGGCCAAATCACTAAAGTTTAGCTTCCCCGGATCTCTTTTTCCCACCAAATGCATCTTGGTGATGCTATGTCAGCTTGCTGGAGAGTCTATAAGTGAAGTGTGGCAGACTGGGTGGCTTAAACAACAAATGTCGACTGCCACAGAGTCCTAGAAGTCCATAGGTCAGAAGTCTAAAATTGGAGTGCTGGCACGGTTGGTTCCTTCCAGCTGCTGGGGGAGGGCCTGCTTCAGGCCTCTCTTCTTGCCGTGTACATGGATGTTAATAGCCCAGTCTTTTCACATCATTTTCCTTACTGTATCGTTATATCTGTTGGCATTCcctctaggctccgccccacatgtgttacctggcaacaaccggctatgcctgactcactataaaagggtctGCTTGTTCCCTACTCTCACTTTTCCTCTTGCTTCTACTACCTCCCCCATTTCccccctccattcccctcccccctctctgcaTGTGCTCACGGCTGGACTCTctattcctctcctctcctctcctctcctctcctcttctcttctcttctctctctctctctctctctctctctctctcccatcccaccccccttctctgtctctactccctcaactctcTTCCCCGTGCCGTaaataaactctcttctatactataccattgtatggctggtccctcagggggaagggatacctcagcatgggccctgcataggcacccccttcccccacatcaCACCGCAACCCCACCAAAcacatccctggcttctttttctttttataaaacacaacaatatcTAAGTTTCATTTGGTGTTGTGAGAACACCAGTCACATTGAATCAGGGATGTGCTAGTCGGTTTTATGTTGTTATAACAGCAACCCTGAACAAGGGTAAAGAAAGCTGTTTTATTAGGCTCGCAGTTTTGAAGACCACGTGGTTCCATCTGTTCAGCCTTTGGCTAGGGACCCCTCCAAGCTCTCTCGAAGCGTAGGTGCTGAGATAGGAGGCAGCATGCACAGTACAACGTGTGACCTTATCTTACCACAGCCCACTCACCAGGAAACTAACCACGAATGAATCCCCGCTGAGGCCAGTGCCTTCAACACCCTGCTCACCCACCCTTAGGCCACACAGGTTTCATGGCCTCTTTCATGGTCGGTTACTCTGCACACAAAGTCCCCAGCACACAAGCCCATGAAAGACAGCTCTAACTTCATCCAAACCACAGCAAAGCTTTTCTCAGCCACATCATTGTAGCTCAATGACTTCTGCAAAGACAttcttcaaacaaaacaagatgttGAGGTACGAAAGGTTCACGTTTCAACAGGTGGGTTGGAGGATACAGGGAAGATCAGCACAGCTGCCATATCACATGAAAATGCTAGTGAGTTTTTAAATGATCACTTGGATCCAATCTTTGTTATTCTTCTAGCAGGAAAATAACCACGGGCTGAATCCTTCTTTAATCTAGCACAGTGCCGGGTACAAAGCCCAAAGTTGGTTTAAGTATGGTAACTTTTACATTGAATTGCATGTGGCATGGAAGTTGAACTTGGCAGGATTCAAAAAAAgacaatatatttcaaaatgactCAGAGTCAGGGTTATTCAGTGCTGTCCTTCAGACCAAGCCTAAAACAAAGCAGAGGGCTTTGTGGGAAAGACAATAGGGAGGCCTCAGTGTTTGCCTAAGCCTCCTATAAGAGCAGAGGGGGTTGGGAGTAGGGCCAGGCAGGGTACAAAGGCTTCTGGTCTGTGGCTAAGCCTTTAGGAAAACCTTCTGTTCATCTGGCAAATACTGCTGGGCTTCAGCCAATACTTCTTTTCTCAGTCATCCTTCCacttgtgagtcttcatgtgtcACCCTCATTCATCTGGCCCACGTCATGGCAGTCCCGTGACGTCTGTGCTCCGGACACTGAGAATGCTTTGCCGGTTTCGCTGTTAACTCTTTGAGGAACCTTTCTCTCCACAGGTCACCCCTGGCTCCAC
This region of Mus caroli chromosome 3, CAROLI_EIJ_v1.1, whole genome shotgun sequence genomic DNA includes:
- the Adh7 gene encoding alcohol dehydrogenase class 4 mu/sigma chain; translation: MGTAGKVIKCKAAVLWGVNQPFSIEEIEVAPPKAKEVRVKILATGICRTDDHIIKGSMVSKFPVIVGHEAVGVVESVGEGVTTVRPGDKVIPLFLPQCRECNACLNPEGNLCIRSDLTGRGVLADGTTRFTCKGKPVQHFMNTSTFTEYTVLDESSVAKVDGAAPPEKACLIGCGFSTGYGAAVKTAKVTPGSTCVVFGLGGVGLSVIMGCKAAGASRIIGIDINKDKFQKALAVGATECISPKDSTKPISEVLSDMTGNTVQYTFEVIGRLETMVDALSSCHMNYGTSVVVGAPPSAKMLTYDPMLLFTGRTWKGCIFGGWKSRDDVPKLVTEFLEKKFDLDQLITHTLPFNNINEGFELLYSGKSIRTVLTF